In Capsicum annuum cultivar UCD-10X-F1 unplaced genomic scaffold, UCD10Xv1.1 ctg74188, whole genome shotgun sequence, the genomic window TTGAGTCCAGCAATGGTTGTTGATTTGCTTTTACAGAATAAGATTCCATCATTGAGATTAATGACTTCAGGATATGATATCATTGAAGTATTTGCAGCCACTAATATTAGCATTACTATTACTATGGGAAATAGTTTCATGTATCAAGCAAATAGGAAAGACCTTGCATATAATTGGGTCAATGAACGTATCAAGAGTCCAATCAACAAAGGTGTGAATATAGTGTaagtaatcatattttttctaatatatgtCATTTTTACTACTAGAAAAAAGAGTTTTCGGTGAACGTTCGGTTGAAAATTCATCGGAAACATTTTAGTGGATTTCTGACAAATTTCGTTGGAGATTCTCGTTTGTAGTATGAACATGCGAATTTCTAATCAATTTCTTCAGAATTTCTCGTTCTTAGTATGAAAACGCGAATTTCCGGACACTTTAGTTGgaaattctctctctctttttttttttaatagtaatATTGGGATCTCCTTAATTATATTTTGCGAATTTATTTCTtctcaatatatgttattttttttgtttcttcagGGAACTAACGGTTGGGTCTGAACCATTTTCGAATACGTTCTTGAAAAAAGTGTCAAATTATGAAGTGGTGAACATGTTAAAACTCATGCGAGAAAGTCTCGATGCGATGGATTTAGGATATATTAAAACGACGACCGCCCATGGGATGGATGTTTTAAAGGTTTCAAAATTTCCATCAGAGGCCGATTTTCGCGATGACATTAAAAAAGAAATGCTTGAATCCTTAGCCGAGTTCAATCGGACCGGAGCCCCATTTGTTCTCATCCTGTTCCCCATCCATTTTGttaaagaaatactgaaataccCCATGGAATTCGCCTTCTTTGACAACAATAGTGGGTTCACAATAGAAGATGGTAATGTTACATACACAAACGCGGTGGAGTTAATGATAGATTTCGTTGCATGGGCAATAAAGAAAGCGGGATATCCCAATATGAAAATTAGGATTGCTCAAATTGGATGGCCTACGGATGGATATTTACATGCCAATGTTCAAAATGCAGAAAGATTTCACAGGGGGTTACTGAAATTTATATTATCACAAAAAGGGACACCACTTAAACCAGGGCCTATGGACATATATTTGCATAGCTTGTGTGATGAGAATAATTTTGCTACAATGTTTGGTACATTTCAAAGACATTGGGGTATTTATAGGGCAGATGGCCATCCAAAGTACAAGATTGATTTCTCATTACAGGTAAGAGCGTTAAATGAGCGACTTGAtctgaattaaaattaaaaaatagtcttAGAATTCAATAGATAAGCTAAAGGGCGAGGCCTGACCTCTTCATTACAATATGA contains:
- the LOC124894455 gene encoding glucan endo-1,3-beta-glucosidase 8-like; the encoded protein is MRLTICIIMLMVLFMTSGINSFVGITWGRMQTQQLSPAMVVDLLLQNKIPSLRLMTSGYDIIEVFAATNISITITMGNSFMYQANRKDLAYNWVNERIKSPINKGVNIVELTVGSEPFSNTFLKKVSNYEVVNMLKLMRESLDAMDLGYIKTTTAHGMDVLKVSKFPSEADFRDDIKKEMLESLAEFNRTGAPFVLILFPIHFVKEILKYPMEFAFFDNNSGFTIEDGNVTYTNAVELMIDFVAWAIKKAGYPNMKIRIAQIGWPTDGYLHANVQNAERFHRGLLKFILSQKGTPLKPGPMDIYLHSLCDENNFATMFGTFQRHWGIYRADGHPKYKIDFSLQGHDTYPTQAKGIVKMPNRWCIYNGDKSNLELVHRNYELACNAADCTRLEQGGSCDGLNFDSKMSYAWNVFFQKNKQEVKACDFDGLGRIVATN